In the genome of Chryseobacterium oryzae, one region contains:
- the lat gene encoding L-lysine 6-transaminase, which translates to MDNTLEIHTNKIKETVGKHVLADGFDFVMDIENSQGSWIHDSISGKNYLDMFSMFGSASIGYNHPYLLEKSEWLGKMAVNKPTLADVYPKEYADFLEVFERVVLPKELQLAFFIEGGALAVENAMKACFDWKTRKNFEKGIDLEAGICIHFRQAFHGRSGYTLSLTNTSDPRKYQYFPMFEWPRILNPKLTFPITEENLEETIKNENLALIQITEAILSHPNQVACIIIEPIQAEGGDNHFRDEFFQGLRNICDEHEVLLIFDEVQTGIGITGKMWAFEHLSVKPDIISFGKKTQVCGVLANREKFDEVPDNVFRESSRINSTFGGNFIDMLRFQLVMEVIEKENLLENVQIVGDYLLDGLKNLAQKYPEKLSNARGKGLMCAIDLPSGEQRDRLRNVLYEDQLILLACGDQSVRFRPHLNVTKEEIQIALDKIENNINKI; encoded by the coding sequence ATGGACAATACACTAGAAATTCATACAAATAAAATAAAAGAAACCGTAGGAAAACACGTTTTAGCAGACGGGTTCGATTTCGTGATGGATATTGAAAACTCGCAAGGATCTTGGATTCACGATTCTATTTCCGGGAAAAATTATCTGGATATGTTTTCGATGTTCGGTTCTGCGTCTATTGGCTACAATCATCCTTACTTGCTCGAAAAATCGGAATGGTTGGGGAAAATGGCAGTTAATAAGCCAACTTTGGCAGATGTTTATCCTAAAGAATATGCAGATTTTCTGGAAGTTTTCGAAAGGGTAGTTTTACCAAAAGAATTGCAGCTTGCATTTTTTATTGAAGGTGGAGCTTTAGCGGTTGAAAATGCAATGAAAGCGTGTTTCGACTGGAAAACAAGAAAAAACTTCGAAAAAGGCATTGATTTGGAAGCCGGAATTTGTATTCATTTCAGACAGGCATTTCATGGAAGAAGTGGTTATACTTTAAGCTTAACAAATACTTCAGATCCTAGAAAATATCAGTATTTCCCAATGTTTGAATGGCCTAGAATCCTTAATCCTAAATTAACTTTTCCTATTACGGAAGAAAACCTTGAGGAAACCATTAAAAACGAAAATTTAGCTCTTATTCAGATTACCGAAGCTATTCTTTCTCACCCTAATCAGGTGGCATGTATTATTATTGAACCAATTCAGGCTGAAGGCGGCGATAATCATTTCAGAGATGAATTTTTCCAGGGATTAAGAAATATTTGTGATGAGCATGAAGTCCTTTTAATTTTCGATGAAGTTCAGACCGGAATAGGAATTACGGGCAAAATGTGGGCATTCGAACATTTGAGTGTAAAGCCGGATATTATTTCTTTTGGTAAAAAAACGCAGGTTTGTGGCGTTTTAGCCAACAGAGAAAAGTTTGATGAAGTTCCGGATAATGTTTTTAGAGAAAGTTCCAGAATAAATTCAACATTTGGTGGAAATTTTATCGATATGCTCCGATTTCAGCTTGTAATGGAAGTAATAGAAAAAGAAAACCTTTTAGAAAATGTTCAGATTGTTGGCGATTACCTTTTGGACGGACTGAAAAATCTTGCACAGAAATATCCTGAAAAACTTTCTAACGCACGTGGAAAAGGCTTAATGTGTGCCATAGATTTGCCTTCGGGTGAGCAAAGAGACAGGTTACGAAATGTGCTGTACGAAGACCAATTAATTCTTTTAGCTTGTGGAGATCAGTCAGTTAGATTCAGACCACATCTTAATGTAACCAAAGAGGAAATTCAGATTGCTTTAGATAAAATTGAAAATAATATTAATAAAATTTAA
- a CDS encoding DUF2007 domain-containing protein — MDTNTRVSVFESDKPAEIQLIKSKLDDAQIATDVENNYLTFTTTPTATSLKVMVNLKDEKKAFEIIDAYLQQNEN, encoded by the coding sequence ATGGATACAAATACGAGAGTGTCGGTTTTTGAAAGCGACAAACCTGCTGAAATTCAACTTATTAAATCTAAGTTAGATGATGCACAAATAGCCACCGATGTAGAAAATAATTATCTAACTTTTACAACTACTCCTACGGCAACTTCGCTGAAAGTGATGGTAAATCTTAAAGATGAAAAAAAAGCTTTTGAGATTATTGATGCCTATCTTCAGCAAAATGAAAATTAA
- a CDS encoding GNAT family N-acetyltransferase gives MTDNNVITFRKANSQDIDDIWKIIQQAIERRKKDGSTQWQNGYPNRQTIERDVEKDFAYVLLVDHQIAVYSALIINDEPAYSKIDGKWLSEGDFIVVHRVAVDNNFAGKGLVKILFEKIEEFAVSQKINSIKVDTNYDNMAMLKILESKGYTYCGEVMLADGMRKAFEKLII, from the coding sequence ATGACCGATAATAATGTAATTACCTTTAGAAAAGCCAATTCTCAGGATATTGATGATATTTGGAAAATAATTCAGCAGGCAATAGAAAGAAGAAAAAAAGACGGAAGTACCCAATGGCAGAATGGTTATCCCAACAGACAGACCATTGAAAGAGATGTTGAAAAAGATTTTGCTTATGTTTTATTGGTAGACCATCAAATAGCGGTATATAGTGCCCTTATCATTAATGATGAACCTGCATACAGTAAAATTGACGGGAAATGGCTCAGTGAGGGAGATTTTATAGTTGTGCACAGGGTCGCGGTAGATAATAATTTTGCCGGAAAAGGTTTAGTTAAGATCTTATTTGAAAAGATTGAAGAATTTGCAGTTTCTCAAAAAATCAACAGTATTAAAGTAGATACCAATTATGATAATATGGCTATGCTAAAGATTTTAGAATCTAAAGGATATACCTATTGTGGAGAAGTTATGCTTGCTGATGGAATGAGAAAAGCTTTTGAGAAATTAATTATTTAA
- a CDS encoding transcriptional regulator: MKQTLEVDEKIFQDAVRFYGNIFNLPPLASKIYSYLIFDFNKVGITFDEFVEVFSASKSSVSTSICLLLNIQLIVDLNKIDERKRYFFANDDYKKIRFEKIVQKMKDELKLMDELKKFRKIDHNEVDEKNEAYKELLNKSIINIQESLNKL, from the coding sequence ATGAAGCAAACTTTAGAGGTAGATGAAAAAATTTTTCAGGATGCCGTGAGATTTTACGGAAATATTTTTAATCTTCCACCATTAGCATCAAAGATTTATTCTTATCTAATTTTCGATTTTAATAAAGTCGGAATTACTTTTGATGAGTTTGTAGAAGTTTTTTCGGCAAGTAAAAGTTCTGTTTCTACGAGTATTTGTCTGCTTCTTAATATACAGCTGATTGTTGATCTTAATAAAATAGACGAAAGAAAAAGATATTTTTTTGCCAATGATGATTATAAAAAAATAAGATTCGAAAAAATTGTTCAGAAAATGAAAGATGAGCTTAAACTGATGGATGAGCTCAAAAAATTCAGAAAAATAGACCATAACGAAGTGGATGAAAAAAATGAAGCCTACAAAGAACTATTAAATAAAAGTATAATTAATATTCAGGAATCTCTTAATAAACTATAA
- a CDS encoding efflux RND transporter periplasmic adaptor subunit, with the protein MKNKLILFSAGAVMLTACKKEAPKQDGPKPFPVVSVENKNIVGYDTYPATIEGRINNDVRAKIQGYITQVLVDEGQFVTKGQPLFRLETNTLNETAAASKAGITAAESNIAAAQAQVNAAMVEVNKLKPLVQKNIISNVQLQTAQANLVRAQAGLQQAAAAKKQAVATYKGVEANIDYSVIRAPISGVIGKLPLKVGSLVGPTDQTPLTTISDTSEIFAYFSMNEKSYFDFLEKSKGANVPEKIKNLPMVELQLANGSIYPEKGRIEAITGSIDQTTGTIQFRVVFKNSQKLLSNGNSGTIRFPKYFDNVLVVPESATYEQQGIVYVYKVDKDTAKNVVVDVIDRIDNMALLKSGVKKGEKIIAAGTGNIKPGTAVIPKPISMDSLVQSVKPKF; encoded by the coding sequence ATGAAAAATAAACTTATTTTATTTTCTGCCGGAGCAGTAATGCTTACCGCGTGTAAAAAAGAAGCTCCAAAACAAGATGGTCCAAAACCATTTCCGGTAGTGTCTGTAGAAAATAAAAATATTGTGGGATACGATACTTATCCTGCAACTATTGAAGGGAGAATAAACAATGATGTAAGAGCTAAAATTCAGGGATATATTACTCAGGTTTTGGTGGATGAAGGTCAGTTTGTTACCAAAGGACAACCTTTATTCAGACTGGAAACCAATACTCTTAATGAAACCGCAGCCGCATCCAAAGCAGGAATTACTGCGGCAGAATCTAATATCGCAGCCGCTCAGGCTCAGGTAAATGCTGCAATGGTTGAAGTGAATAAGCTTAAACCATTGGTTCAGAAAAATATCATCAGTAATGTGCAGCTTCAGACAGCTCAGGCAAATCTGGTTCGTGCACAGGCTGGTTTACAGCAGGCTGCTGCGGCAAAAAAACAAGCGGTTGCCACTTATAAAGGTGTTGAAGCCAATATCGACTATTCTGTGATTCGTGCTCCAATTTCAGGAGTTATCGGGAAACTGCCATTAAAAGTGGGAAGTCTGGTTGGGCCAACAGATCAGACTCCGCTTACAACGATTTCAGATACCTCAGAAATATTTGCCTATTTTTCTATGAACGAAAAATCTTATTTCGACTTTTTAGAAAAATCAAAAGGGGCAAATGTTCCAGAAAAAATTAAAAATCTTCCTATGGTAGAGCTACAGCTGGCTAATGGAAGTATTTATCCTGAAAAAGGTAGAATTGAAGCGATTACAGGATCTATAGATCAAACCACAGGAACTATTCAGTTTAGAGTTGTATTCAAAAATTCACAAAAGCTTTTAAGCAACGGAAACAGCGGTACTATTAGATTTCCAAAATATTTTGATAATGTTTTGGTTGTTCCCGAGAGTGCTACTTACGAACAGCAGGGAATTGTTTATGTATATAAAGTAGATAAAGATACTGCTAAAAATGTAGTAGTGGATGTAATCGACCGAATTGATAATATGGCACTTCTAAAATCCGGGGTTAAAAAAGGTGAGAAAATTATTGCTGCAGGAACGGGGAATATAAAACCCGGAACAGCTGTAATTCCTAAACCTATAAGTATGGATAGTCTTGTTCAATCTGTAAAACCGAAATTTTAA
- a CDS encoding efflux RND transporter permease subunit → MIKKFINRPVLSTVISILIVILGVLGLTSLPVTQYPDIAPPTVSVRANYTGANAETVMKSVVVPLEEQINGVEGMDYITSTAGNDGSAQIQVFFKQGIDPDIAAVNVQNRVSRASPLLPSEVTRSGVVTQKQQTSALMYLSFYSENKNIDDVYLQNFLNINVIPNLQRINGVGEANVFGGKNYSMRVWLDPAKLAAYGITPTDVTTAINEQSREAAAGSLGQNSGSAFEYIIKYVGKFSDKEQYDNIIVKALPDGQNLMLKDVAKVELGGLSYSGVGENGNNPSISMGIFQTPGSNAQEIIEKIKAQLKANESTYPEGVKYTFNFDTNEFLDASIEKVIHTLIEAFILVFIVVYIFLQDFRSTLIPAIAVPVSIVGTFFFLNLFGYSLNLLTLFALVLAIGIVVDDAIVVVEAVHAKMENGISNAKKATIEAMDEITGAIISITLVMAAVFIPVTFITGPTGVFYQQFGITLIIAIVISAINALTLSPVLCSLFLKPHDAHHEDYKNKNFIQKFFYKFNIAFRTITERYAKGFTFLIKHKWVTLIIFAITGGIIFWTSSTMKKGFVPTEDRGIIFTDVQLPPGASMERTYNVLKTLQASALKIPGIQNVTISTGRGLLSGNGSNNGLAFVKLKPFNDRKGEGLSSEEITKKLFGLVGKVPDAKVVFFQPPSVPGFGNSAGFEMVLLDKAGGDFSELDQKTNELIGNLMKRPEIEFAQTSFNTKYPQYQMEINVPLAKQKGISVNSILETMQGYIGGIYSADFTKYGKQFRVMVQALPENRENAESLNQLYVKTNQGAMAPISQFVTLKKTYGPQSVGRYNLFTSVKITGANAAGYSSGDAIAAVQQVAGETLDQNYSVEFTGLSREELASGSQTVLIFALSLVFVYFILAAQYESYILPLTVVISLPLGVMGAYFGQKIMGLENNIYFQIALIMLVGLLAKNAILIVEFAVQRRHHGESIVTSAINASKARLRPILMTSLAFIFGLLPLVLASGIGAVGNRSIATGAAIGLLIGTILGVFVIPVLYVIFQTLQEKIKPIKQEDINLAE, encoded by the coding sequence ATGATAAAAAAGTTTATTAACAGACCGGTTTTATCCACTGTAATTTCCATTCTCATCGTTATTTTGGGAGTTTTGGGGCTTACTTCACTTCCTGTTACTCAATATCCGGACATTGCACCGCCAACGGTAAGTGTAAGAGCCAATTATACTGGTGCGAATGCCGAAACTGTAATGAAAAGTGTTGTCGTTCCTTTAGAAGAACAAATTAATGGAGTGGAAGGGATGGATTACATTACTTCAACTGCTGGTAATGATGGTTCTGCACAAATTCAGGTGTTTTTTAAGCAGGGAATAGATCCCGATATTGCTGCGGTAAATGTTCAGAACCGTGTATCGAGAGCAAGTCCTCTATTGCCAAGTGAAGTTACGCGTTCTGGTGTTGTAACACAGAAACAGCAGACCAGTGCATTAATGTATCTTTCTTTCTATTCTGAAAATAAAAATATTGATGATGTTTATCTTCAGAACTTTCTGAATATTAATGTTATTCCGAATCTTCAGAGAATTAATGGAGTAGGAGAAGCTAATGTTTTTGGTGGAAAAAACTATTCAATGAGAGTTTGGCTGGATCCTGCAAAGTTAGCAGCTTACGGAATTACGCCTACAGATGTTACTACTGCTATCAACGAGCAGAGTAGAGAAGCTGCAGCAGGTTCTTTGGGACAAAACAGCGGAAGTGCTTTTGAATATATCATTAAATATGTTGGTAAATTCAGCGATAAGGAACAATATGATAATATTATTGTAAAAGCTTTACCAGACGGACAGAATTTAATGCTGAAAGATGTTGCAAAGGTAGAATTGGGCGGACTTTCCTATTCAGGTGTTGGTGAAAACGGAAATAATCCATCCATCAGTATGGGGATATTTCAAACTCCGGGATCTAACGCTCAGGAAATTATCGAAAAAATTAAAGCTCAGCTTAAAGCCAATGAAAGCACTTATCCCGAAGGTGTAAAATATACCTTTAACTTCGATACCAACGAATTTTTGGATGCCTCCATCGAAAAAGTTATTCACACCTTAATAGAAGCGTTTATCCTTGTATTTATTGTGGTGTATATATTCTTGCAGGATTTCCGATCCACATTAATTCCTGCGATAGCAGTTCCGGTATCTATTGTGGGAACATTTTTCTTTCTGAATTTATTTGGATATTCATTAAACCTCTTAACGTTATTTGCATTGGTATTGGCAATCGGTATTGTGGTGGATGATGCGATTGTTGTTGTAGAAGCTGTTCATGCCAAAATGGAAAACGGAATTTCGAATGCTAAAAAAGCAACTATCGAAGCAATGGATGAGATTACCGGAGCAATTATATCAATTACACTGGTTATGGCAGCGGTATTTATTCCGGTTACTTTCATTACGGGTCCAACTGGTGTTTTTTACCAACAGTTTGGTATTACGTTAATTATTGCTATTGTAATTTCAGCGATTAATGCATTAACATTAAGTCCGGTTTTGTGTTCATTATTTTTAAAGCCTCATGATGCTCATCACGAAGATTATAAAAATAAAAATTTCATTCAGAAGTTCTTTTATAAGTTTAATATCGCTTTTAGAACGATAACTGAACGTTATGCTAAAGGATTTACTTTTCTCATTAAGCATAAATGGGTTACTCTAATCATTTTTGCAATTACTGGGGGAATTATCTTCTGGACAAGTTCAACCATGAAAAAAGGTTTCGTTCCTACAGAAGACCGCGGAATTATCTTTACAGATGTTCAGCTTCCACCGGGAGCGTCGATGGAAAGAACCTATAATGTCTTGAAAACTCTTCAGGCAAGTGCATTAAAGATTCCGGGAATTCAGAATGTAACAATCTCTACAGGACGAGGATTATTGTCTGGAAACGGAAGTAATAACGGTCTTGCCTTTGTTAAACTAAAACCTTTTAATGACAGAAAAGGAGAAGGTTTATCTTCAGAAGAAATTACTAAAAAACTTTTTGGATTGGTAGGGAAAGTTCCGGATGCCAAAGTGGTGTTTTTTCAACCGCCGAGTGTTCCGGGATTTGGTAACAGTGCCGGTTTTGAAATGGTTTTGCTTGATAAAGCAGGCGGAGATTTTTCTGAACTCGATCAAAAAACCAATGAACTGATTGGTAACTTGATGAAAAGACCAGAAATAGAATTTGCACAAACTTCATTTAATACAAAATATCCGCAATATCAAATGGAGATTAATGTTCCTTTAGCCAAACAAAAAGGGATTTCTGTGAATTCTATTTTAGAAACAATGCAGGGTTATATTGGAGGAATTTACAGTGCAGATTTTACCAAATACGGAAAACAGTTTAGAGTAATGGTTCAGGCATTGCCCGAAAACAGAGAAAACGCCGAAAGCTTGAATCAGTTGTATGTAAAAACAAATCAAGGTGCAATGGCACCAATTTCTCAGTTTGTAACTCTTAAAAAAACGTATGGACCACAGTCTGTAGGCAGATACAACTTATTTACTTCTGTTAAGATTACAGGAGCTAACGCTGCAGGATACAGTTCCGGAGATGCAATTGCAGCAGTGCAGCAGGTTGCCGGAGAAACGCTGGATCAGAACTATTCGGTTGAATTTACTGGTTTATCCCGAGAAGAACTTGCTTCCGGATCTCAAACTGTACTTATTTTTGCATTGAGTTTGGTATTTGTTTACTTTATTTTGGCTGCACAGTACGAAAGTTATATTCTTCCTTTAACGGTTGTAATTTCGTTACCTTTAGGCGTAATGGGAGCATATTTTGGACAGAAAATAATGGGCTTGGAAAACAATATTTACTTTCAGATTGCATTAATTATGTTGGTGGGATTATTGGCAAAAAATGCCATTTTAATTGTTGAATTTGCTGTGCAGAGAAGACATCATGGCGAAAGTATTGTAACTTCTGCTATTAATGCTTCTAAAGCGAGATTGAGACCTATTTTAATGACTTCTTTGGCTTTCATTTTCGGATTGCTTCCATTGGTTTTAGCAAGCGGAATTGGAGCTGTTGGAAACAGATCTATTGCAACCGGAGCCGCTATTGGTTTGTTAATAGGAACTATTTTAGGCGTATTTGTAATTCCTGTTTTGTATGTTATTTTCCAGACTCTTCAGGAAAAAATAAAACCTATAAAACAAGAAGACATCAATCTAGCTGAATAA
- a CDS encoding efflux transporter outer membrane subunit — translation MKNLSIIIKGTAFSVLTLAVLSSCMVRKEYERPQNAVDEKLYRTDMLPKDSMSIGNVSWKEIFTDPVLQKHIDRALENNLDVRIAVQNIISAEAYLKQAKAAYEPTVSVGPNYTFQTQSINTQFGQIIGERRYVNQFDITASIGWEADIWGKLKSQQKAQLATYLGTLAAHKAVKSDLVASIASAYFQLLTFDDQKKIIQKTIKLREDNLETTKALKDAGVLTEVAVQQSQALVYNAKSLLIDIDTQISLLENTVSLLIGIPSQKIERTTLESQKIPNTLAVGFPVNLLSNRPDVMRAEFNLMNAFELTNVARAQFYPTLRLTGSGGVQSVDIDHLFSVNSLFANVVTGLAQPVLNRRQIKTNYEVSLANKETAYLNFRKTILNAGKEVSDAIKVFSVQDSFIDLKKKELQSYQKSVDFSQELVNYGMANYLEVLNASVNSLNAELNISNAEYNKMRAAVKLYQALGGGWK, via the coding sequence ATGAAAAATTTATCTATAATCATAAAAGGAACTGCTTTTTCTGTTTTAACATTGGCTGTATTGTCATCGTGTATGGTAAGGAAAGAATACGAAAGGCCACAAAATGCGGTTGACGAAAAACTTTACCGAACCGATATGCTTCCAAAAGATAGTATGAGCATCGGGAACGTTTCCTGGAAGGAAATTTTTACGGATCCTGTTCTTCAAAAGCATATAGACAGAGCTTTAGAAAATAATCTCGATGTAAGAATTGCTGTACAGAATATTATTTCTGCAGAAGCTTATCTTAAACAGGCAAAAGCTGCATACGAACCCACTGTATCTGTTGGACCGAACTATACTTTTCAGACCCAGTCTATCAACACACAGTTTGGGCAAATTATTGGTGAAAGAAGATATGTAAACCAATTCGATATCACTGCTAGTATCGGTTGGGAAGCAGATATTTGGGGTAAACTGAAATCTCAGCAAAAGGCTCAGCTTGCAACTTATCTCGGGACTTTAGCTGCTCATAAAGCTGTAAAAAGTGATTTGGTTGCTTCGATTGCTTCGGCATATTTTCAGCTGTTAACGTTTGATGATCAAAAAAAAATCATTCAGAAAACCATAAAATTACGTGAAGATAATTTAGAGACTACAAAAGCTTTAAAAGATGCTGGTGTTCTTACAGAAGTTGCCGTTCAGCAAAGTCAGGCTTTGGTTTATAACGCTAAATCTTTGCTTATTGATATTGATACCCAAATTTCTTTATTAGAAAATACTGTAAGCTTATTAATTGGAATTCCTTCTCAGAAAATAGAAAGAACGACTTTAGAATCTCAGAAAATACCAAATACTTTGGCGGTTGGTTTCCCGGTTAATTTACTTTCTAACCGTCCCGATGTGATGAGAGCAGAATTTAATCTGATGAATGCATTTGAGCTTACAAATGTTGCCAGAGCACAATTTTATCCTACTTTGAGATTAACAGGAAGTGGAGGTGTGCAGTCGGTAGATATCGATCATTTATTCAGCGTAAATTCATTGTTTGCGAATGTTGTTACAGGTTTGGCACAACCGGTATTAAACAGAAGACAGATAAAAACCAATTATGAAGTGAGTTTAGCCAATAAAGAAACAGCTTATCTTAATTTCAGAAAAACTATTTTGAATGCAGGAAAAGAAGTTTCGGATGCTATTAAAGTTTTTTCTGTACAGGATTCTTTTATTGATCTGAAGAAAAAAGAACTCCAATCGTATCAAAAATCTGTTGATTTCTCTCAGGAGCTTGTTAACTACGGTATGGCAAATTACCTTGAAGTTCTGAATGCGAGTGTAAATTCTTTAAATGCAGAACTCAATATTTCTAATGCTGAATACAATAAAATGAGAGCAGCAGTAAAATTGTATCAAGCTTTAGGAGGTGGCTGGAAGTAA
- a CDS encoding porin family protein produces the protein MKKLFLGMAVAATSLVYAQEVKPEPAPAPIPPMKVKEPVRFGIKGAATASQFSEQKLAAKNQKIGFNAGVFVNVPLSEKFALQPEVLYNQMGAKSVVSDNEVSNGSTTVRTKQDYTTTLNYISVPLMLQMKPAHNFYVEAGPEFSYFLDGKYKGETTTSTTVSGTTTTQTLSASESINKDDIKKFNVGLGIGLGYYFTPNLGINARYVNSLTHIYNNSDAVTDAQKNINTNRVFQLGLNYKF, from the coding sequence ATGAAGAAGTTATTTCTAGGAATGGCAGTAGCTGCCACATCGTTGGTATATGCACAGGAAGTAAAACCAGAACCAGCTCCAGCTCCTATTCCTCCAATGAAGGTAAAAGAACCGGTAAGATTCGGTATTAAAGGAGCGGCTACCGCTTCACAGTTCAGTGAGCAGAAATTGGCTGCCAAAAATCAGAAAATAGGTTTTAATGCAGGTGTATTTGTGAATGTACCATTATCAGAAAAATTTGCATTACAGCCAGAGGTTTTATACAACCAAATGGGTGCTAAAAGTGTTGTTTCAGATAATGAAGTAAGTAATGGTTCTACTACAGTAAGAACGAAACAGGATTATACAACAACTCTTAATTATATCTCTGTACCTTTAATGCTTCAGATGAAGCCGGCACATAATTTTTATGTTGAAGCTGGACCAGAATTCAGTTATTTTCTGGATGGAAAATACAAAGGTGAAACTACAACATCAACCACCGTTTCAGGTACAACAACTACACAAACTTTATCTGCTTCAGAAAGCATCAACAAAGATGATATCAAGAAATTTAATGTAGGTTTGGGAATAGGTCTTGGATATTATTTCACTCCTAATTTAGGAATTAATGCAAGATATGTAAACAGCTTAACGCACATTTACAACAATTCTGATGCTGTAACCGATGCTCAGAAAAACATCAATACTAACAGAGTATTTCAGTTAGGATTAAACTATAAATTCTAA
- a CDS encoding porin family protein translates to MKKLILGIAVLSTSLAFAQTTTPKSSSSDVRFGVKAGMNVSSLSKDAGLEDQKSKIGFNAGVFATIPVAESFSIQPEVLYNQLGAKVDSKNEYTLAGITTKNVESYSTKFDYISVPVMFQYNFVPNFYVEAGPEFGFMISAKNKGDRTTTVTNGTNVSTSTASYTENINKDNLSTFNFGIGLGAGYYFTDNLGITARYTAGVTDVAKNRPNGSDAIRNNNFQVGLAYKF, encoded by the coding sequence ATGAAAAAGTTAATTTTAGGAATCGCAGTTTTGTCAACTTCTTTGGCATTTGCTCAGACAACTACTCCAAAATCGTCATCTTCGGATGTTAGATTTGGTGTAAAAGCTGGTATGAACGTTTCTTCTTTATCTAAAGATGCTGGTTTGGAAGATCAAAAATCTAAAATAGGATTTAATGCAGGGGTATTTGCAACAATTCCTGTAGCTGAGTCTTTCAGCATTCAACCGGAAGTTTTATATAACCAGTTAGGTGCTAAAGTGGATAGCAAAAATGAATATACATTAGCAGGAATCACAACAAAAAACGTTGAGTCTTATTCAACTAAATTTGATTATATCTCTGTACCAGTAATGTTCCAGTATAATTTTGTCCCTAATTTTTATGTAGAAGCTGGTCCGGAATTTGGATTCATGATTTCTGCAAAAAACAAAGGTGACAGAACAACTACTGTTACTAACGGAACGAACGTATCTACAAGTACAGCAAGTTATACCGAAAACATCAACAAAGATAATTTAAGTACTTTCAACTTCGGAATTGGTCTTGGTGCAGGTTATTATTTCACAGATAATCTTGGGATTACTGCAAGATATACTGCTGGTGTAACAGATGTGGCAAAAAACAGACCTAACGGTTCGGATGCTATTAGAAACAACAACTTCCAAGTTGGTTTAGCATATAAATTCTAA
- the aroB gene encoding 3-dehydroquinate synthase produces MITILDHSFSQLNQFISEKKFSKIFILVDENTHEYCLPLFLANLETEISFEILEIEPGEEMKNIQTANQLWEILTEMHADRKALLINLGGGVITDMGGFVASTYKRGIQFINIPTTLLSMCDASIGGKTGIDLMNYKNMVGTFAFPEQIYFYPKFLETLPAKELKSGFAEMLKHGLIADKLHWEELIQIQSLDALGIEKFIPNSMNIKQEIVNADCFEKNIRKTLNFGHTIGHAIESLCLEDGKPILHGEAVALGMICETHLAYLENLIDEKTSELVIHHIQRYFSFLDISSYEDSKIFDLLLNDKKNVDEKINFSLITGIGSCTFDYQCSTENITKALNFYRKLSEY; encoded by the coding sequence ATGATTACCATATTAGACCATAGTTTTTCTCAGCTTAATCAGTTTATCTCTGAAAAAAAATTCAGTAAAATTTTTATTTTGGTTGACGAAAACACCCATGAATACTGCCTTCCACTATTTTTGGCAAATCTGGAAACAGAAATCAGTTTCGAAATCTTGGAAATTGAGCCGGGAGAAGAAATGAAAAATATCCAGACAGCCAACCAGCTTTGGGAAATTCTTACCGAAATGCATGCAGACAGAAAAGCTTTGCTCATTAATCTGGGAGGAGGAGTTATTACGGATATGGGAGGTTTTGTAGCGTCTACCTATAAAAGAGGAATTCAGTTTATTAATATTCCCACTACTCTTTTGTCGATGTGCGATGCGTCTATCGGCGGTAAAACAGGAATTGATCTAATGAATTATAAAAATATGGTAGGAACTTTTGCTTTTCCGGAGCAAATTTATTTCTATCCAAAATTTTTAGAAACCCTTCCTGCCAAAGAATTAAAAAGTGGTTTTGCCGAAATGTTGAAGCATGGCTTAATTGCCGATAAATTGCATTGGGAAGAATTAATTCAAATTCAAAGTTTGGATGCTTTGGGAATTGAAAAATTTATTCCTAATTCTATGAATATAAAGCAGGAAATTGTGAATGCCGATTGTTTTGAAAAAAATATTAGAAAGACGCTCAACTTCGGACATACCATTGGTCATGCAATAGAAAGTCTTTGCCTTGAAGACGGAAAGCCAATTCTACATGGTGAAGCAGTAGCATTGGGAATGATTTGCGAAACGCATCTTGCTTATCTGGAAAATCTTATTGATGAAAAAACATCAGAATTAGTAATTCATCACATTCAGAGATATTTTTCCTTCTTAGATATTAGTTCTTATGAAGATTCTAAAATTTTCGATTTGCTGCTGAACGATAAAAAAAATGTAGATGAAAAAATAAACTTTTCTTTAATTACTGGTATTGGATCTTGTACATTCGACTATCAATGCAGTACTGAAAATATTACAAAAGCCCTTAATTTTTACCGAAAATTGAGTGAATATTAA